TCCCGCATTTTGTTCTTCAGTTCCTGGAAGCGTCGCGGTCTTTGGTCTGGCTTGTTTTCTATTGATATTCATCTGTTCGAAAGTCAATCCGCCCGGAGTTTGATAATCAAGATCCGAATACATCAGCATTCCTTTTAAAATTCCTTTTTCTGAATATTGAAAATTATCTTTTATAAAGATTTGTTTTCTCTTTACCTTCGACTGTTCACGATAAGAATCGGTTTGATAATAATTTTGAAAAACTTCCAAAAATGTTTCCCGATCTGTTTAGAAAGATCAAAACTCTGATTGAAAGTTCCATAACTTCCGATGGATAAATTTGCGGATAAATTATCTGAAGATCTTATTTTTAAAAGCAATGTTCCACCAGTTACTGCTCCATAATCGCCACTTTCCGGACCTTTATAAATTTCCATTCTGTCAATCAATTCAGGAGTGATCACATTAAAATAAGTATTTCCGGAAGCATCTGACAAAATGAAATCATCCAGATAAACTTTCACATTCCGAACTCCAAAAGGTGAGCGTAAAGTACTTCCACGAAGTGAAATTCTGTAACTTCCGGGAGAGCGTTCTTCCATTCTTGCTCCTGCAATTTGGTTGATCGATTCCAGCATTCTTTCCGGCGTATTTTGATTGAGTAAATTTTCTGAAACTACCGAAACTGATTTTGTGGAAGTTATAAAAGTCGTCGGTTTTTTATAAGCATCAATTTTTACTTCTGAAATTAGATTGACAGAATCTTTTTTCTGAGAAAATAAAAAAGTCACGGATAAGGCGGAAAGAAGAAAGTATAGTTTTGTCATTAGACAAGGCACAGCAAAAATTGTACAGTTTAAGTCTAAACTTAAAAATTGGTATAAATATCCGTTTTCAATCATAATAAAAAATTTTAACGCAAAGAGCGCAAAGATTTTTCTAATATGACAAAAGCGGACAATCATAAAAATTAGAATAAAAAAAAGCCTTGTCAAGTTTTTGAACTTTGACAAGGCTGGCTTACTATTTAAATTAAATTTAATCTACAATTTCTTTTTTATCTTCAATCATCCACGGAACGATAAAGTAAAACGCAATAGCTATGATTGTTGCTAAAACTCCGGTACAGATCCATAAAACAGTAAATCCTAATTTTTCGGCAATTAAAGTTCCTAAATAGGGAGTTACAATAAATGCGATTGAAAAGGAAATTCCATTCAGACCCATATAAGCACCTTTGTTGTTTTGCCCTGATCTTAAAGCGGTGATGGTTGACATAAAAGGCAATGCCCAAATCTCACCAACGGATAATAAGGTCATTGAAATCACTAAAGTTATAATGCTATAATCGAAGCCCAACATTGCATAAGAAAGTCCACAAATAAAGGTTCCTAAAAACATGGTACGAGCAAGGCTCAGATATTTTTCGGCTACCTGAACCAATCCCATTTCCAGCAACACAACTATAAATCCGCTGTAACCTAATAAATAACCAATATTTTGCTGACTTAAATGAGCAGTATCTTTATAGAAAATCGTTAACGTACTGAATAACTGGAAGAAACAGATTGAAAATAGCATACAGAAAAAACAGTAAATCAAAAACTTACCATCCCGATAAGGCGAATTTTCTTTTTTAATCTCAATCGCTTCTTTTACTTTTCTTGCTCTCAATTTTGCAAGTTTATTACGTTTTCGAAAGAAAACAATGTATAAAATCCCGGCTAATAAAGCGGCTAAAGCATTTGAAAAAAACAAAAACTCATAAGAAATTGCCGACAAAATTCCACCTAAAGCAGGACCGATAGAGAATCCTAAATTGACTGCCATTCGGTTTAATGAAAATGCTCTTGTGATATTTTCCGGTTTTGCATACTTGGTAATCGCCACTGAGTTTGCAGGACGAAATGAGTCACTTACAATACTTTGAATCAAAATAATTGCAGCAACTCCCACTTCTGTTTTAAAGATAGGAATTAAGCAAAACAACGGAACACTCAGTAACAAACTCAGGTACTGAACTTTGTATTCCCCAATTTTATCGGTAATAAATCCACCTAACCAAGAACCAATCACAGAACCGATTCCGAAAAAGCTAAGCACAATTCCTGTATGTTCTATGCTGAATTTTAAATGAGCAGTCATATAAACTCCCAAAAACGGGAGCACCATCGAACCCGCACGGTTGATGAGCATTACCAAAGCTAACATCCAGCTTTCCTGAGAAAGCCCTTTGAATGAGTTGGTATATAATTGTATTATTTTCACAATTTCTAATTTTAATATTGATGATAATTCGTTGATAATTTTATTGATAAGCGTTTTATCTTATTTTTATTTAAATCCCATTTTTTAATTGATAGGATTTCATCCTATCCTTTATTAAGTCGTCCCTTCGGGACTCCTTTAAATACAAATAGCATTCATATTTTTCATTAATAACACAAAAAATATTCGTGTATTCGTGGCATTTATTATACATTATATGTTTAAAAACAAAAAAACAGGACTTAAAAAATTAAGCCCTGTTTCATTTATATTGATATAAATAAATTTTTACTCTGGCTTATAAGAGTCTTTTAAAGTCACCGTTCTATTGAATACAAAATTTGTATCTGTAGAATCCTGATCCTTCGTAAAATAGCCAATCCTTTGGAACTGAAGTGGTTCGCCCACTGCAACATCCTTCAAACTAGGCTCAGCAAATCCTTGAATTGTATTGACAGATTCAGGATTAATGAAATTTAAGAAATCTACATCTTTCTCAGCATCAGGCTGTTCCACAGTAAATAATTTCTCGTAATTTCTAACTTCCACAGGAATCGCGTGTTTCGCAGAGACCCAGTGAATGGTACCTTTTACTTTTCTTAAACTTTCCTCAGTTCCGCTTCCCGACTTAGATTTTTCGTCATAAGATGCGTAAATAGTCGTGATTTCACCATTTTCATCCTTCTCTACCCTTTCACCTTTAATGATGTAAGCAGATTTTAAACGGACTTCTCCACCTAATCTTAATCTAAAGAATTTATTGCCCGCTTCTTCCTTGAAGTCTTCACGCTCAATATATAATTCTCTTGAGAAAGGAATTTCTCTTGTTCCTGCATCTTCCTGCTCGTTATTATTTTCGGTAACCAGCCATTCTTCCTGACCTTCAGGATAGTTTTCGATCACTAATTTAATAGGGTCTACCACCGCCATCACACGTTTGGCTACTTTATTTAAATCTTCACGTACACAGAAATCTAAAAGCTGAATTTCAATTAAATTCTCCCTTTTGGCAACTCCAACTTTATCAATAAAATTCCTTATTGCATTCGCTGTAAAACCTTTTCTCCTCATTCCGGAAATCGTAGGCATTCTAGGATCATCCCAACCGTTAACTACATTTTCAGCAATCAGCCTTTGTAGTTTTCTTTTGGAAGTTATCATGTAAGAAACATTCATCCTTGCAAATTCTCTTTGCTTGTTTTTAACCTTTCCTTCTTCATAAACCTGGTCTAAATACCAGTTGTAAAGCGGTCTGTGGTTTTCAAACTCTAAAGAGCAAAGCGAGTGCGAAATTTGTTCAATATAATCAGATTCACCATGCGCCCAGTCGTACATTGGATAAATTTTCCAGTCTGTACCTGTTCTGTGGTGAGGTTTATTCAAAATTCTGTACATCACAGGGTCACGCATATTCATATTTGGTGAAACCATGTCGATTTTTGCACGAAGAGACATCGAACCACTTTCGAATACTCCGTATTTCATCTTTTCGAACAAATCTAAAGACTCTTCAACAGGACGATTTCTGAACGGAGATTCTATTCCCGGCTCTGCAGGATTTTTTCTTTGCTCAGTAATAACTTCAGATGGCTGCTCATCAACGTAAGCTTTCCCTTCTTTAATCAACTGAACTGCCCAATCGTAAAGCTGCTGGAAGTAATCGGAGGCGTACAACACTTTATCCCACTTGAAACCTAGCCATTCAACGTCTTTCATAATAGAATCTACAAATTCCTGCTCTTCTTTTTCAGGATTCGTATCGTCGAAACGAAGGTTTACGGGAGCATTGTATTTCTCACCCAAACCGAAGTTGATGCAGATCGCTTTTGTATGGCCTACATGCAGATAACCGTTTGGTTCAGGCGGAAAACGGAAACGGATTTGATCTTGTTTCAAACCGTTTGCCAAATCATCTTCGATAATTTGCTCAATAAAATTGAGTGATTTTTTTTCTTCTTCCATTAAAATTCGCTTTAAGATGTCGTATTATCCGACAATTTGCAAATTTAGGAAAATTTAAGGGTTTATGAAAATGATAAATTTTTAAAATAAATTCACTTTAAATTGATTTTTTTTCGGATATTTACAGTCCTAAATCTTAACATAATATCATCATGAAAAAAATAAGAAAGCATTTTCTTGATATTATTGAATATATCAAGAAAGCAATTTTCGTAAACGGGGTAATTTAATTAATTCATTTACCCCTTAAAGAATAACCTTTCTCCGTTTAGTTCTAAGTTAGTTTCAAAGTTATTCGTAAACAAACTTCCTGTTCCTAAACCTTGAGGCATTTCGTTTGCTTTTGTAAAAGTATATTGTGCAATTGCATTCAAACCAATATTACTTTCTAAAGCAGAAGTAATCCACCATCCGATATTTTGACACACAGCTAGAGATACCCACTCATCAGATCCTGAAAATCCACCTACCAAAGCTGGTTTCAAGATGATGTATTGAGGTTTTATTTTTTCTAAAAGCTTTTTCTTTTCATTGAAATCTATTATTCCAATTAGCTCTTCATCAAGCGCAATCGGAGTTGGGGTTTCGGCGCATAAATCTGCCATATCTTCCCAATTTCCAGCTTTTATAGGTTGCTCGATAGAATGAATATGTAAATCTGAAAGTTGTTGCAATACAATTTTAGCTTCATCTTTAGAAAATCCTCCATTGGCATCAACTCGCAACTCTAACTTTTCTTTTGAGAATTTCTGTCTTAATTTTTGAAGAATTTCATGTTCTGATTTCCAGTTGACACCTATTTTTAATTTAATACAATGAAAGCCTTGTTCAAGTTTTTCCCGAATCTGTTCTTCCATAAAATCGACATCACCCATCCAGATTAAACCATTGATCATCATTGAGCTTTGCCCTTTTGTAAATTCACTCGGAAAGTAAAGTTTGCCTCCGTACTTTAAATTTAATAAAGCCTGTTCATAACCAAACCAGATCGATGGAAATTCTTTTAACTCTTCTTTTAAAAATTCAAAATCCTGGTTAATATTTTCACAAAGCCATATTATTTTTTTTTCATAATCCGGTTTGTCATCGTAACTCAGTCCTCTGAATATGGCACACTCTCCTATTCCTTTATTTTCTTTTTCAAAAATTTCAAGAATATAAGTCTCTTTTTCAAGCAAAACGCCGCGAGATGTTCCACTCGGGCGTTTAAATTCTAATAAATATTTGTAATATTTTGCTGTCATTTATTTTACGCTGTCAATTCGCATAAACTCTTCTGCTTTTTCTACCATATCAATGCTTCCTGCAAAAAACGGTATTCTTTGGTGAAGCTCAGTCGGCTCAACTTCCATGATTCTTCTAAAGCCGTCTGTTGCCTTTCCACCAGCTTGTTCTGCTAAAAATGCCATTGGATTACATTCGTATAATAATCTCAACTTTCCGTTTGGTGATTGACCGTATGATGGATAGATGTAAATTCCACCTTTCAACATATTTCTATGAAAATCAGCAACTAATGAACCAATATACCTTGAAGTATAAGGACGATCACCTTCCTCCATCTGGCAATATTTAAGATAATTTTTAACTCCCTGAGGAAATTTGATATAATTTCCTTCGTTGATTGAATAAATTTTACCCGTTCTTGGAAATGTCATATTTGGATGAGAAAGATAATAAGTTCCCAGAGAAGGATCTAATGTAAATCCGTTCACGCCATTACCTGTCGTGTAAACAATCATTGTAGAAGAGCCGTAAATAACATATCCTGCTGCAATCTGATTAATGCCTTTCTGTAAAAAGTCTTCTAACTGTACCGGAGTTCCAGGCTCTGTAACTCTTCTGTAAATTGAAAAGATAGTTCCTACAGAAACATTCACATCAATGTTTGAAGAACCATCTAAAGGATCAATTAAAACTACATATTTGCTTAAATGACCGTTTTCGCCACATTTAATATCGATAAAATCATCATTTTCTTCAGAAGCAATTCCGCAAACAACTTCTCTTTGAGAAAGTGCGGTGATGAAAATATCGTTGGCAATTACATCAAGTTTTTGCTGTTCTTCACCCTGAATATTCTGATTTCCGGCAGCTCCTGCAATATCTACAATCCCTGCTTTATTTACTTCTCTGTTTACGACTTTGGACGCCAGTCTTATAGCACTTAGAAGACGTGAAAATTCCCCAGTGGAATACTGAAAATCTTCCTGTTTATCAATTAAAAATTCTCCTAGGGTCTGTAATGGTTGATCTGACATTTTTATGTTTTTTTACTTTAGTCCCAAATTTCGTAAATTTTATCACATTAAAAAACATTTTCGCACAAAATACCTTACACCCTATTAATCAACATTATACCAATCAAATATTTTAACATCCATACTCAATTGATGAAGATAATTATCCCCAAATCATACCCTTAAAGAGCAAATATTTCTTATACTTTACATCAATTTTAATTAAATCTTAATTCAATCCTAGCTCATCGCTATTTCATATCTCATCGTAATTCCATAATTTTGACATCCGAAAAAAAATTCAATGTTTTATATCTAACAATTTTATTCTTAACAATTTAATGAAAATTTTCAAGTTTGGAGGCGCATCAGTGAAAGATGCCGAAAGTGTAAAAAATGTATCTATGGTTCTTAGCAGCCAAGGTTTTGAAAAATGTCTACTTGTAATTTCAGCAATGGGGAAAACCACCAATGAGCTGGAAAAAGTAGTAGAATTGTATTTCAAAAAAGACAACTATCAAACTGAAATAGAGAATATAAAACAGAAACACATTGAAATAGCTAAGGGGCTTTTCTCGGACGATCATGCAGTTTTTGCAGAAATCAATTTGTTTTTTGATGATATTGTTTCTTTTTTAAGAAGAAATAAATCTCCCAATTATAATTTTGTTTATGACCAAGTTGTAAGTTGTGGAGAAATGATTTCCACAAAAATTGTAAGCGAATATCTGAATGATATACAATTTACCAATCAGTGGCTTGATGCAAGAGACTACATAAAAACAGATGATTCTTACAGAGACGGTAACGTCAACTGGCAAAAAACTGAGGAATTCATCTCAAATTTAAATCCTGACATCTGCTATGTAACACAGGGTTTCATTGGTTCTGATGATAATAATTTTACTGTAACTTTAGGAAGAGAAGGTTCAGATTACTCAGGAGCAATTTTTGCATACTGCCTTAATGCAACCGCAATGACTATTTGGAAAGACGTTCCGGGAGTAATGACAGGTGACCCGAGAATCTTTAAAAACGTTACGCTTTTATCTAATATCTCATACGAAGAAGCAATAGAAATGGCTTATTTTGGAGCGAGTGTAATCCACCCAAAAACATTGCAACCGCTTCAGCAAA
Above is a genomic segment from Chryseobacterium mulctrae containing:
- a CDS encoding TonB-dependent receptor plug domain-containing protein translates to MIENGYLYQFLSLDLNCTIFAVPCLMTKLYFLLSALSVTFLFSQKKDSVNLISEVKIDAYKKPTTFITSTKSVSVVSENLLNQNTPERMLESINQIAGARMEERSPGSYRISLRGSTLRSPFGVRNVKVYLDDFILSDASGNTYFNVITPELIDRMEIYKGPESGDYGAVTGGTLLLKIRSSDNLSANLSIGSYGTFNQSFDLSKQIGKHFWKFFKIIIKPILIVNSRR
- a CDS encoding MFS transporter encodes the protein MLALVMLINRAGSMVLPFLGVYMTAHLKFSIEHTGIVLSFFGIGSVIGSWLGGFITDKIGEYKVQYLSLLLSVPLFCLIPIFKTEVGVAAIILIQSIVSDSFRPANSVAITKYAKPENITRAFSLNRMAVNLGFSIGPALGGILSAISYEFLFFSNALAALLAGILYIVFFRKRNKLAKLRARKVKEAIEIKKENSPYRDGKFLIYCFFCMLFSICFFQLFSTLTIFYKDTAHLSQQNIGYLLGYSGFIVVLLEMGLVQVAEKYLSLARTMFLGTFICGLSYAMLGFDYSIITLVISMTLLSVGEIWALPFMSTITALRSGQNNKGAYMGLNGISFSIAFIVTPYLGTLIAEKLGFTVLWICTGVLATIIAIAFYFIVPWMIEDKKEIVD
- a CDS encoding glutamine--tRNA ligase/YqeY domain fusion protein — translated: MEEEKKSLNFIEQIIEDDLANGLKQDQIRFRFPPEPNGYLHVGHTKAICINFGLGEKYNAPVNLRFDDTNPEKEEQEFVDSIMKDVEWLGFKWDKVLYASDYFQQLYDWAVQLIKEGKAYVDEQPSEVITEQRKNPAEPGIESPFRNRPVEESLDLFEKMKYGVFESGSMSLRAKIDMVSPNMNMRDPVMYRILNKPHHRTGTDWKIYPMYDWAHGESDYIEQISHSLCSLEFENHRPLYNWYLDQVYEEGKVKNKQREFARMNVSYMITSKRKLQRLIAENVVNGWDDPRMPTISGMRRKGFTANAIRNFIDKVGVAKRENLIEIQLLDFCVREDLNKVAKRVMAVVDPIKLVIENYPEGQEEWLVTENNNEQEDAGTREIPFSRELYIEREDFKEEAGNKFFRLRLGGEVRLKSAYIIKGERVEKDENGEITTIYASYDEKSKSGSGTEESLRKVKGTIHWVSAKHAIPVEVRNYEKLFTVEQPDAEKDVDFLNFINPESVNTIQGFAEPSLKDVAVGEPLQFQRIGYFTKDQDSTDTNFVFNRTVTLKDSYKPE
- a CDS encoding o-succinylbenzoate synthase, whose product is MTAKYYKYLLEFKRPSGTSRGVLLEKETYILEIFEKENKGIGECAIFRGLSYDDKPDYEKKIIWLCENINQDFEFLKEELKEFPSIWFGYEQALLNLKYGGKLYFPSEFTKGQSSMMINGLIWMGDVDFMEEQIREKLEQGFHCIKLKIGVNWKSEHEILQKLRQKFSKEKLELRVDANGGFSKDEAKIVLQQLSDLHIHSIEQPIKAGNWEDMADLCAETPTPIALDEELIGIIDFNEKKKLLEKIKPQYIILKPALVGGFSGSDEWVSLAVCQNIGWWITSALESNIGLNAIAQYTFTKANEMPQGLGTGSLFTNNFETNLELNGERLFFKG
- the fbp gene encoding class 1 fructose-bisphosphatase, with protein sequence MSDQPLQTLGEFLIDKQEDFQYSTGEFSRLLSAIRLASKVVNREVNKAGIVDIAGAAGNQNIQGEEQQKLDVIANDIFITALSQREVVCGIASEENDDFIDIKCGENGHLSKYVVLIDPLDGSSNIDVNVSVGTIFSIYRRVTEPGTPVQLEDFLQKGINQIAAGYVIYGSSTMIVYTTGNGVNGFTLDPSLGTYYLSHPNMTFPRTGKIYSINEGNYIKFPQGVKNYLKYCQMEEGDRPYTSRYIGSLVADFHRNMLKGGIYIYPSYGQSPNGKLRLLYECNPMAFLAEQAGGKATDGFRRIMEVEPTELHQRIPFFAGSIDMVEKAEEFMRIDSVK
- a CDS encoding aspartate kinase — encoded protein: MKIFKFGGASVKDAESVKNVSMVLSSQGFEKCLLVISAMGKTTNELEKVVELYFKKDNYQTEIENIKQKHIEIAKGLFSDDHAVFAEINLFFDDIVSFLRRNKSPNYNFVYDQVVSCGEMISTKIVSEYLNDIQFTNQWLDARDYIKTDDSYRDGNVNWQKTEEFISNLNPDICYVTQGFIGSDDNNFTVTLGREGSDYSGAIFAYCLNATAMTIWKDVPGVMTGDPRIFKNVTLLSNISYEEAIEMAYFGASVIHPKTLQPLQQKNIPFYVKSFVDPTKEGTKVGVSEKNQSEESYILKDNQTLLKISTRDFSFIAEDHMSLIFNNLSKYKIKVSLMQNSAISLALCLEDKFLKIEELNNELQKIFKTDVIKNVSLFTVRNAKMENIDKFYQEKSVLLEQISKNTLQMVTL